The sequence CCAGACCACCTGGCCGAGATCGACGCGCTGTTCGACGAGGCGCTCGACCCGCACACGAGCTCGTGGCATCTCGGCGAGGACGGCACCTGGGAACGCCACTCGACCGATGAGGACGGCCGCCCGCTCGTCGACCTGCAGGACCGCATGATGCAGCTGACCGCGCAGCGGGCCAGGCCACGCCCCGGGAAGCGTCGATGACGCGCGCGGTCGAGACGGCGGTCTATGCGGCCGGCGCGGTGTGCTGGCGCGTGATCGACGGAAAGATCCACATCCTCGTGGTGCACCGCACGGTCTACGGCGACGTCACCATCCCGAAGGGCAAGGTGGACCCGGGTGAATCGCTGCCGCAGACCGCGGTGCGCGAGATCGCCGAGGAGACCGGGTTGCAGGTCGCCCTCGGCGTGCCGCTCGGTGAGTCGCGCTACGCCATGCCGAGCGGCCGCGAGAAGGTCGTGCACTATTGGGCGGCCGAGGTCAGCGACCGCGCGGTGCAGCGATCGACCTTCCGGCCGAACGCCGAGATCGCGGCACTCGAGTGGCTCACGATCAAGCAGGCGCGCGGCTATCTCAGCTACGAGCCGGATGTCGCGATCCTCGACGCATTCGCGCGTCTGGTCGACCAGGGCGTCACGAACACGTTCGCGCTGCTCGTCGTGCGGCATGGCAAGGCCGTGGACAAGGGTGGCTGGCAGGGCGAGGACGCGGCGCGTCCGCTCACCGCTCGCGGCGTCGCGCAATCCGTCGCGCTGTCCAACGTGCTCGGGGCGTGGGCCCCGAAGCGCATCGTCTCGAGTCCCGCGGTGCGGTGCGTCTCGACGGTCGCACCGCTGTCGGCCGCGCTCGACATCCCGGTCAAGCGCGACGAGGGCATCAGCCAGCAGGCGTGGGAAGACGGCGAGAGCGAGGTCCGCCGGGTGGTCGGCAAGCGTGTGCGCGTCGGGAAGACCGCGGTGCTCTGCAGCCACAATCCCGTGCTGCCCGCGATCATCCGGGAGATCGGCCTCGCGACCGGTACGCCGCTCGGCGGCTACGTCGAGGACGCCGCCTCGCTCGAGACCGGCGCGTACAGCGTCGTGCATCTGTCGGCGAGCAACCCCAGCTCGGGCATCGTCGCGATCGAGACGCATCCGTCGCTCGCGTAGTCGGGGTCGAGCCGCAGGGCGCACTGGCAAGCAGTCGTTCACTTGCCGTTCACCATCGCGGGGGAAGCTCGTAAGGCGAGCTGCATAGCGTCGCAGGCGGGCCGAGCACCGGCCCGAACCCCCTGCAATCAGACCCCTGAAGGGACACTTCACGTGAACGTGAACGTCAAGCGTTTCGGCGCCCCCGCCGTCATCGCCACCGCCGCTGTGCTCGCGCTCAGCTCCTGCGCCTCGAACGAAGGCAACGCCGCTCCCGAAGAGTCGGCCTCGTCGCTCTCCGGCAACCTCGTCGGCGCCGGCGCGTCGTCGCAGGACGCCGCCCAGCAGGCCTGGATCGCGGGCTTCCAGACCGCGAACCCCGAGGTCACCATCGACTACGACCCCTCGGGCTCCGGCGCGGGTCGCGAGACGTTCCTCGAGGGCGCGAGCGCCTTCGCCGGTTCGGACCGTGCGTTCAACGACGAGGAGATCGCCGAGGGCGGCTTCGCCGCCTGCGCCCCCGACAGCGACCTCGTCGAGCTGCCGCTGTACATCTCGCCGATCGCGGTCATCTTCAACCTCGAGGGCATCGACTCGCTCAACCTCGACGCGGCGACCCTCGCCGGCATCTTCAACGGCACCATCACCACCTGGAACGACCCGGCGATCGCCGGCCAGAACGAGGGTGTCGAGCTGCCCGCCACGGCGATCACGCCGGTGCACCGCTCGGACGACTCGGGCACCACCGAGAACTTCACCGAGTACCTCAACGCCGTCGCGCCCGACGTGTGGACGTGGGAGGCCGACGGTGTGTGGCCGCTCGAGTCCGGTGAGGCCGCTCAGGGCACCTCCGGCCTCGTCGACGCCGTGACCAACGGCACCGGCACCATCGGCTACGCCGACGCCTCGCGCGCCGGCGACCTCGGCACCGTCGCGGTGCAGGTCGGCAGCGAGTACGTCGAGTACTCGCCCGAGGCGGCCGCCGCGATCGTCGACGCGTCGCCGCTCGTGGAGGGCCGCGCCTCGACCGACCTCGCCATCGAGCTCGACCGCACCACCGAAGAGGCCGGCGTCTACCCGATCGTGCTGATCAGCTACCTCATCGGCTGCGCCGAGTACGCCGAGCCCGACAACGTCGAGCTGGTCAAGTCGTACTTCTCGTACATCGCGAGCGAAGAGGGTCAGCAGGCCGGTGCCGAGGCCGCCGGTTCCGCGCCGATCTCGGAGCAGCTGCGCGAGCAGGTCACCGCGGCGATCGACGCCATCAAGTAAACATCCCGGTTGTGCCCGGCCCTGAGATCTGCGTTGATGGATCCTGGGCCGGGCACGGCCAGCCTCTCTCTTCCCCCGACAGAACCGAGGACCCGGCCAGATGAGCACCGCCCCCGCACCGATCAAGGCGAAGATCCGCCTCGGTGACCTCGTCTTCTCGCGATCGGCGCTCTTCGCCGGGTCGATGATCCTGATCACCCTGGCGGCCGTCGCGATCTTCCTCATCGTGCAGTCGATCCCGGCGCTGTTCGCCACGAACGAGGACGCCTCGATCCTGCCGACGAACTTCTGGCAGTACGTCGGTCCGCTCGTCTTCGGCACCATCTGGGCGGCCGCGCTCGCGCTGCTCATGGCCGTCCCGGTCTCGATCGGCATCGCGCTCTTCATCTCGCACTACGCACCGCGGCGACTCGCCTCGGTGCTCGGCTACATCGTCGACCTGCTCGCCGCGGTGCCCTCGGTCGTGTTCGGCCTCTGGGGCATCGGCGTGCTGGCCCCCGCGATCGTGCCCGTCTACGAGTGGTTGAACACCAACATGGGCTGGATCCCGCTCTTCGGCGGCACGGTCTCGGCCACCGGCCGTACCATCCTCACCGCGGCCGTCGTGCTCGCCGTCATGGTGCTGCCGATCATGACCGCCATCTGCCGCGAGGTCTTCCTGCAGACGCCCGTGCTGCACGAAGAGGCGGCACTGGCCCTCGGCGCCACCCGATGGGAGATGATCCGCATGTCGGTCCTGCCGTTCGGCCGGCCCGGCATCATCTCCGCCTCGGTGCTCGGTCTCGGCCGTGCGCTCGGTGAGACCATGGCGGTGGCCATGGTGCTCTCGGCCTCGCAGGTCATCAGCTTCGAGCTGCTCACCTCGGTCAATCCGACGACGATCGCGGCGAACATCGCCCTCAGCTTCCCCGAGGCTTACGGTCTCAACGTCAACGTGCTGATCGCCACGGGCCTCATCCTGTTCATCGTCACCTTCGCGGTCAACGCGGTCGCGCGCTGGATCGTGTCGCGCCGCAAGGAATTCTCGGGAGCCAACTGATGACCGTCACGTCCACGCCCCCTGAGACGACGCCGCGCGTCAGCACCCCCATCGCCAATTCGCTCACCGCCGGCCGGCTGCCGAACGGCGCACCGTGGATGCTGCTCGGCGCCGCGCTCGCCGTGTCCGGTGTGCTCTTCGGGGTCATCGCGCTCGGCGCAGGCGAGTACAACTGGGTCGGCGCGATCGTGGTCGGCGCGATCCTGTACATCCCCGCCATCTGGCTGTTCTCCTCGATCGTCGAGGGCCGCCGACGGGCGACCGACCGCCTCGTGACCGCGCTCGTCACCGGTGCGTTCCTGCTCGCGATGATCCCGCTGATCTCGCTGATCTACACCGTGTTGAGCCTGGGCCTCGCCCGCTTCGACGCCGAGTTCTTCACCTCGTCGATGCGCAACGTGACCGGTGAGGGCGGCGGCGCGCTGCACGCCATCGTCGGCACCCTGATCATGACCGGCACCGCGGCGATCATCTCGATCCCGATCGGCCTCATGACCTCGATCTACCTGGTCGAGTACGGGCGCGGCAAGATCGCGCGCGGCATCACCTTCCTCGTCGACGTCATGACGGGCATCCCCTCGATCGTCGCCGGCCTGTTCGCCTACGCGCTGTTCGCGATCTTCTTCGGGCCGGGCGTGCGCCTCGGCATCGCGGGCGCCGTCGCGCTCGCGGTGCTCATGATCCCCGTCGTCGTCCGCTCCAGCGAGGAGATGCTGCGCCTCGTGCCGAACGAGCTGCGCGAGGCATCCCTCGCCCTGGGCGTGCCGAAGTGGCTCACGATCGTGAAGGTCGTGCTGCCCACCTCGATCGCCGGCATCACGACCGGCATCATGCTCGCCATCGCCCGGGTCATCGGCGAGACGGCGCCACTGCTCATCGCGGCCGGCTTCACGCAGAGCATGAACTACAACGAGTTCGACGGCCGCATGCAGTCGCTGCCGGTCTTCGTGTACACGCAGTACGCCAACCAGGGCAACCCGCCCGAGGCGTACCTCGACCGGGCGTGGGCCGCCGCGCTCACCCTCATCCTCATCGTCATGGCGCTGAACCTGCTCGCCCGGCTCATCGCCCGCCTCTTCGCGCCGAAGTTCGGCCGCTGATCCCCCCAGTTAGGAAACGAACGTGTCCAAGCGCATCGAGGTTCGCGACCTCAACGTCTACTACTCGAAGTTCCTCGCGGTCGAGGGCGTCTCGCTCGAGATCGAGCCCCGCAGCGTGACCGCGTTCATCGGCCCGTCGGGCTGCGGCAAGTCGACCTTCCTCCGGACCCTGAACCGCATGCACGAGGTCATCCCGGGGGCGCGCGTCGAGGGCGAGGTGCTGATCGACGGCAACAACCTGTACGACCCCGACGTCGACCCGGTGCTCGTGCGCCGTCAGGTCGGCATGGTCTTCCAGCGGCCGAACCCGTTCCCGACGATGTCGATCAAGGAGAACGTGCTCGCGGGCGTGAAGCTCAACAACCGGCGCATGTCGAAGTCCGACGGCGACGCGCTCGTCGAGAAGTCGCTGCGCGGCGCGAACCTCTGGAACGAGGTCAAGGACCGGCTCGACCGCCCGGGCTCGGGCCTGTCGGGCGGCCAGCAGCAGCGCCTCTGCATCGCGCGGGCGATCGCGGTCTCCCCCGAGGTCATCCTCATGGACGAGCCGTGCTCGGCCCTCGACCCGATCTCGACCCTCGCGATCGAGGACCTCATCGAGGAGCTCAAGCAGGAGTACACGATCGTGATCGTGACCCACAACATGCAGCAGGCCTCGCGCGTGTCCGACAAGACCGCGTTCTTCAACATCGCGGGCACCGGCAAGCCGGGCAAGCTCATCGAGTACGACCAGACCACGACGATCTTCTCCAACCCGACCGTCAAGGCCACCGAGGACTACGTGTCGGGTCGCTTCGGCTGAGTCGCGCCTGATCGGCGCTGCGGCGACGGATGCCTCGGCCTCGCGGTCCTCGGACCGCGGGCCGCACGCGTCCCCCGCAGCCCGGCGACCCGCCGACCCGGCCACCCGGCCACCCGGCCACCCGCCCACCCGCCGAACCCGTCGGCCGACTCCTTGCGCAGGAAGATTCGCGCGACGCGCCGGAGACACGGCGCCGACACGCCGCCATCACGGCCACGGTTCCTGAGCAAGAGCGGGAGAGGGCGAGCGAGCAGGTGGGCGAGCGGATGCCTCGGCCCCACCGTCTGCACGACCGCGGCGCCGTTCGGCTACCGCGTTGCCCCAGCCCGCCCGCCGACCCGGCCACCCGCCGACCCCGGCCACCCGCCGACCCCGGCCACCCGCCGACCCCGGCCATCCGGCGACCCCGGCCCACCGACTCCTTGCTCAGGAAGATTCGCGCGACGCGCCGGAGACGCAGCGCAGACACGCCGGCATTGCGGCCGAGATTCCTGAGCACGAGCGGAGGGCGCGCGAGCAGGCGGGCGAGCGGATGCCTCGGCCTCGCGGTCCGCGGACAGCGGCGCCGGCCCGTTGCGCGTCAGTCGCGCGGGGTGAGCAGGTAGGCGTTGAAGGCGGCGGTCGTGTCGGCGTCGAAGGGCAGGGGTTCGCCGTCGAGCTCGCGGATGCCGGCGGCGAGGCGCACGCTCGACACCAGCCAGGCCGCGTCGGCGGTGTGCAGCTCGTCGACCGGGATGTCTCGGTATTCGACGCGTTCCCCCAGCGCCGCGAGGTGGTCGAAGAGGCTCTGCTGGGTCGTGCCGTGCAGGATCGCACCCGAGGGAGCCGGCGTCGAGTACACCCCGTCACGGCGCAGGATGACGCTCGAGGTGGGGCCCTCCATGACGTAGCCGTCTGAGGAGACGAAGACGCTGTCATCGGCGCCACGCCGCTTCGCCTCGCGGATCGCCGCCATGTTCACGGCGTAGGACAAGGTCTTGGCACCGAGCAGCAGCCACGGCGCGCGCTCGGCCGCACCACGGTCGTAGCCGCGGTCGAGCGTCACGGCACGGATGCCCTGCGTGCGCGGCGCACTGAAGTCGGCGACGGGCGAGGCCGCGAGCCACGCTGTGGGTGCCGGGCCGTGCTCCACGCCGCGGCTCAGCACGAGCTTGATGGAGAACTCGCCCGTTTGCGGCAGCTTGTCCACCGCAGTGGCGATTGCCGCCTCCCACTGGCCGAGGTGAGGCTCGGGCAGGTCGCAGATGCGTGCCGAGTTGCGCAGCCGTTCGAGGTGCGGCCGGGTCTCCTGCGCGTGCCCGTCGACCACGCCGATGGTCTCGAAGATGCCGTCGCCGCGCTGCGTCGACAACTCCCCCACACGCAGCGCCGGCTCGCTCGCGTCGACCTCGCGGAACGTCGCCGACGCGTCGCCGAGCTCGGCGTCGGCGGGCACGGGATCGATGAGCAGGGTCACGATGAGGGCCATGCTCCGAGCGTAGCCGCGATGCGCCCTGCCGCCGGCAAAACGGCCGCCGGCAGCCGGGCCCTGGCCTCAGCCAGCGGGCAAAGAAGTACCGGGCCGCAGAACGCCTCTCGGCGCGAGGCCGCTCGGAGCGGCGAATATTGGAGCCCGGGGTTACTGCGGCCCGGCCATACGAGTGTAACCCGGCGCTTCTGCGAGGTATTCCGGGGTTGCCGAATCCGCCGGGCTCGGTTATTCGAGCGAGTCGTGACGCCAGAGGCGGGCGCAGGAGGAGAGCTCGGCGGCGAGCTCGGTGAGTCGGAGCGCCCGCCGCGTGAGTTCGGTGGGGCGCTCCGGGCGGACCGCATCCGTGGCATCCGCGTCGTCCGCGAGGTCGGCGAAGCCGGCCGAGGTGACCCGGCAGAAGGCGGCCGCGCGTTCGAGGGCGACTGCGAAGTCGCCCGCGAACACGCCGTGCAGGATCGTGTCGGCGAGCTCGCGCACCTCGTCGGGTCCGGCGGGGATCGCGGCCCCCGCGACCACCTGGTCAATCGTGCGGGAGACCTCTGCGCCGCGCTGGAAGGCGAGGGCGATGCCGGCAGGGTCCTGGCGGATGAGCGTGCGCAGCAGGTAGAGGCGCCACAGCGCGCCCGGCAGGCTCTTCGGCGAGGCCTGTGCCCACAGCTCGGCGATCGTGTCGATGCCGTGCCGATCGGTGTACGAGATGAGGCGCTCGACGATCTCCGGGTCCGGGTTCGCGCGCACGCGCGCGAGCAGCGCCGCGGCCGTGTCGTGCGCGATGCGGCTGAGCTGGGCCGGGTCATCGCCGCCCTGGTATGCCTCGAACATGCCGGGCGGGAATCTGGTGGGTCGGTGGTAGTCGGCGGCCATCCCGGCCACCCTACCTCCGTGCAGCCTGCACCCGGGCAGGCCGGCGGCGCCGCCCGGACGGTGCCGGCCGCGCACAACGCCGGGCGCGAGCAGGCTATCCTGATTCGGCGGGCCTCTAGCTCAGTTGGCAGAGCAGCGGACTTTTAATCCGCGGGTCGTGGGTTCGAGCCCCACGGGGCCCACCGTCGAGCTGTGTTACTTCGCCTGAGCGGTGCCATTCGGCATTCGGGTGTGTGGTAACAGTGTTTCGGTTGATGGGTTACACCTGTTTCGGGTGATCCTGCACAGCGGCACCGCCCTGTCAAGTCCCTCCTTTGCGGCGCGTCAAGCGGAGAGGATTGTGCTGCTGGGATCGTCAGATCCCGCAGACGGATCGGACGGCTCGCATCGTCACCGGGAACGGGATGACGTGTCAGTGGGGCAGCGTTCGATCCGTCCTACACGCGGAGGGGCGAGGAATGATGACGCAGACGATGGCACCGGCTCCGATCGCCCCGAAGTCCGCCCCGACGCTCACACACGCGCGCGTGCGGGCCACGCAGACCGCAGCGGCACCGACTCCCGCCGCCGCGCGCCCGATCGCGCAGCACGCGCAAGCGCCCAGCCGGGCGACCGACGAGCGGGTCGAGCTCGTACACCTCGACGACGCGACGTGGCGGGTCTGCGACTCGACCGCCACGCCGGGTCAGCGCGGGTACATCGTCGGCTACCTCCAGGCATGCGGCACCGAGTTCGAGATGCTCTGGATGCACCCGCGCCCCGGCGTGGTCCACCAGTACGACGACTTCGACTCGGCGCTCCGCGCCATCGCCACGCGACTCAGCATGTTCCCGGGCTGAACGGGCACCGGCGTTCCGACCGCCTGAACGCCGCGATGCGGCGCGTCAGCCGACGAGGTCGCGGAATGCGCGCATGAGGGCGACGCGATCGGCGGATGCCTCGGCCAGCGGCGTGACCGTCAGGGTCGTCACGCCCGCCTCACGGAAGGCCGCAACCCGTTCTGCGACCTCCGAGGCCGGCCCCACGAGCGACACCGCGCGCACGAGCTCGTCGGGCACCGCGGCCACGGCCTCGGCCTTCCGCCCAGCGAGGTAGAGCTCCTGCACGCGCGCCGCCTCGTCGGCGAAGCCGTAGCTCGCGACGAGGTCGTTGTAGAAGTTCTTGCCCTTGGCGCCCATGCCGCCGACGTAGAGCGCGAGCTGCGGCTTCACGAGCGGCAGCACCTCCTCCGGGCGATCGGTGATCGCGAGTGCGGGGCTCGCGAACACGTCGAGGGCGCCGAGCTCGGGTGCGCGCTTCGCGCGGCCTGCGGCGAGCGCATCGCCCCAGACGTCGGCGGCGCGTTCGGGGTGGAAGAACATGGGCAGCCATCCGTCGGCGAGCTCGGCGGTCTGCTCGACGGATTTCGATCCGAGGGCGGCGACCGTGATCGGGATCCGATCGCGCACGGGGTGGTTGATGAGCTTGAGCGGTTTGCCGAGTCCGGTGCCCTCGCCCTCCGGCAACGGGATGCGGTAGTTCCGGCCCTCGTGCACGACCGGCTCACGCCGCCACACCTGACGGCAGATCGCGA is a genomic window of Agromyces protaetiae containing:
- a CDS encoding DNA-directed RNA polymerase subunit beta, which encodes MAADYHRPTRFPPGMFEAYQGGDDPAQLSRIAHDTAAALLARVRANPDPEIVERLISYTDRHGIDTIAELWAQASPKSLPGALWRLYLLRTLIRQDPAGIALAFQRGAEVSRTIDQVVAGAAIPAGPDEVRELADTILHGVFAGDFAVALERAAAFCRVTSAGFADLADDADATDAVRPERPTELTRRALRLTELAAELSSCARLWRHDSLE
- the pstB gene encoding phosphate ABC transporter ATP-binding protein PstB, translated to MSKRIEVRDLNVYYSKFLAVEGVSLEIEPRSVTAFIGPSGCGKSTFLRTLNRMHEVIPGARVEGEVLIDGNNLYDPDVDPVLVRRQVGMVFQRPNPFPTMSIKENVLAGVKLNNRRMSKSDGDALVEKSLRGANLWNEVKDRLDRPGSGLSGGQQQRLCIARAIAVSPEVILMDEPCSALDPISTLAIEDLIEELKQEYTIVIVTHNMQQASRVSDKTAFFNIAGTGKPGKLIEYDQTTTIFSNPTVKATEDYVSGRFG
- a CDS encoding NUDIX hydrolase → MTRAVETAVYAAGAVCWRVIDGKIHILVVHRTVYGDVTIPKGKVDPGESLPQTAVREIAEETGLQVALGVPLGESRYAMPSGREKVVHYWAAEVSDRAVQRSTFRPNAEIAALEWLTIKQARGYLSYEPDVAILDAFARLVDQGVTNTFALLVVRHGKAVDKGGWQGEDAARPLTARGVAQSVALSNVLGAWAPKRIVSSPAVRCVSTVAPLSAALDIPVKRDEGISQQAWEDGESEVRRVVGKRVRVGKTAVLCSHNPVLPAIIREIGLATGTPLGGYVEDAASLETGAYSVVHLSASNPSSGIVAIETHPSLA
- a CDS encoding LLM class F420-dependent oxidoreductase → MRVGMFLNYAGGFREVADEVAELEASGVDLVAVPEAYSFDAVSQLGFLAARTERMTLMSGILQLYTRTPTLTAMTAAGLDYVSGGRFELGIGASGPQVIEGFHGVRYDAPLGRTRELIAICRQVWRREPVVHEGRNYRIPLPEGEGTGLGKPLKLINHPVRDRIPITVAALGSKSVEQTAELADGWLPMFFHPERAADVWGDALAAGRAKRAPELGALDVFASPALAITDRPEEVLPLVKPQLALYVGGMGAKGKNFYNDLVASYGFADEAARVQELYLAGRKAEAVAAVPDELVRAVSLVGPASEVAERVAAFREAGVTTLTVTPLAEASADRVALMRAFRDLVG
- the pstC gene encoding phosphate ABC transporter permease subunit PstC, with the translated sequence MSTAPAPIKAKIRLGDLVFSRSALFAGSMILITLAAVAIFLIVQSIPALFATNEDASILPTNFWQYVGPLVFGTIWAAALALLMAVPVSIGIALFISHYAPRRLASVLGYIVDLLAAVPSVVFGLWGIGVLAPAIVPVYEWLNTNMGWIPLFGGTVSATGRTILTAAVVLAVMVLPIMTAICREVFLQTPVLHEEAALALGATRWEMIRMSVLPFGRPGIISASVLGLGRALGETMAVAMVLSASQVISFELLTSVNPTTIAANIALSFPEAYGLNVNVLIATGLILFIVTFAVNAVARWIVSRRKEFSGAN
- a CDS encoding aminodeoxychorismate lyase; translation: MALIVTLLIDPVPADAELGDASATFREVDASEPALRVGELSTQRGDGIFETIGVVDGHAQETRPHLERLRNSARICDLPEPHLGQWEAAIATAVDKLPQTGEFSIKLVLSRGVEHGPAPTAWLAASPVADFSAPRTQGIRAVTLDRGYDRGAAERAPWLLLGAKTLSYAVNMAAIREAKRRGADDSVFVSSDGYVMEGPTSSVILRRDGVYSTPAPSGAILHGTTQQSLFDHLAALGERVEYRDIPVDELHTADAAWLVSSVRLAAGIRELDGEPLPFDADTTAAFNAYLLTPRD
- a CDS encoding phosphate ABC transporter substrate-binding protein PstS, whose product is MNVKRFGAPAVIATAAVLALSSCASNEGNAAPEESASSLSGNLVGAGASSQDAAQQAWIAGFQTANPEVTIDYDPSGSGAGRETFLEGASAFAGSDRAFNDEEIAEGGFAACAPDSDLVELPLYISPIAVIFNLEGIDSLNLDAATLAGIFNGTITTWNDPAIAGQNEGVELPATAITPVHRSDDSGTTENFTEYLNAVAPDVWTWEADGVWPLESGEAAQGTSGLVDAVTNGTGTIGYADASRAGDLGTVAVQVGSEYVEYSPEAAAAIVDASPLVEGRASTDLAIELDRTTEEAGVYPIVLISYLIGCAEYAEPDNVELVKSYFSYIASEEGQQAGAEAAGSAPISEQLREQVTAAIDAIK
- the pstA gene encoding phosphate ABC transporter permease PstA, encoding MTVTSTPPETTPRVSTPIANSLTAGRLPNGAPWMLLGAALAVSGVLFGVIALGAGEYNWVGAIVVGAILYIPAIWLFSSIVEGRRRATDRLVTALVTGAFLLAMIPLISLIYTVLSLGLARFDAEFFTSSMRNVTGEGGGALHAIVGTLIMTGTAAIISIPIGLMTSIYLVEYGRGKIARGITFLVDVMTGIPSIVAGLFAYALFAIFFGPGVRLGIAGAVALAVLMIPVVVRSSEEMLRLVPNELREASLALGVPKWLTIVKVVLPTSIAGITTGIMLAIARVIGETAPLLIAAGFTQSMNYNEFDGRMQSLPVFVYTQYANQGNPPEAYLDRAWAAALTLILIVMALNLLARLIARLFAPKFGR